The Papaver somniferum cultivar HN1 chromosome 3, ASM357369v1, whole genome shotgun sequence genome includes a region encoding these proteins:
- the LOC113355821 gene encoding glucan endo-1,3-beta-glucosidase 14-like, which yields MSVYEDKAMAWVKDNVQPYLPDTHIRGISVGNEILGRGDAATSEVLLGAVKNVYSALDRLDLTNLIKVSTPHSEGVFANSYPPSSCVFKEDVMQYMKPLLQFFSQIDSPFYINAYPFLAYISDPQHIDLNYALFEKNPGIVDPKNNLHYDNMFEAQVDAAYAALAAAGFENMEVIVSETGWASQGDANEIGATLKNAKTYNKNLRKRLLKNKGTPLRPKIPVKAYVFALFNENSKPGPTSERNFGLFKADGSIAYDIGFTGLKPSSATRSCSMVLALCVSMLLLVLTAL from the coding sequence ATGAGCGTGTACGAGGATAAAGCCATGGCATGGGTGAAGGATAACGTTCAACCATATCTTCCTGACACACATATTCGAGGGATATCTGTGGGTAATGAGATACTGGGTCGTGGTGACGCAGCAACCTCTGAGGTTCTTCTGGGTGCAGTAAAGAACGTTTACAGTGCTCTTGACCGGCTCGATTTAACTAACTTGATCAAGGTATCTACCCCACATTCTGAAGGTGTATTTGCCAACTCTTATCCTCCATCGTCATGTGTATTCAAGGAGGATGTCATGCAGTACATGAAACCACTCCTGCAGTTCTTTTCACAGATTGATTCTCCTTTTTACATTAATGCCTACCCGTTTTTGGCTTACATTAGTGATCCTCAACATATTGATCTTAATTATGCTCTCTTTGAGAAGAATCCGGGAATTGTGGATCCAAAGAATAATCTCCATTACGATAACATGTTTGAGGCACAGGTTGATGCAGCTTACGCTGCTCTAGCTGCTGCAGGATTTGAAAACATGGAGGTTATTGTATCAGAAACTGGTTGGGCATCACAAGGAGATGCGAATGAAATCGGGGCGACACTTAAAAACGCCAAAACTTATAACAAGAATCTTCGGAAACGGCTCTTGAAAAATAAAGGAACCCCATTGAGACCAAAGATACCGGTGAAGGCTTACGTTTTCGCATTGTTTAATGAGAACTCGAAGCCAGGGCCAACGTCCGAGAGGAATTTCGGACTGTTTAAAGCTGATGGGAGTATTGCGTATGACATTGGCTTCACCGGATTGAAGCCTTCATCTGCAACTCGTTCATGCTCCATGGTGCTTGCATTATGTGTTTCAATGTTGCTTCTCGTTCTAACAGCCTTATAG
- the LOC113355823 gene encoding methyl-CpG-binding domain-containing protein 11-like, which yields MATTTSKVEKEGGKSSQDEVVSIELPAPPGWNKKFVQFIVKKRGTPKKNEIVFTAPSGEEFHTRKQLEQFLKSHPGGPALSEFDWGTGETPRRSVRISQKVKAISPPEIETPTRKRSKKSSSGRKVNKEAEVVKKDDEGDKDVVMQDKEVTEEDKPGTEKEEAAEGVEKEKAVEGNDSENNIEAEVPKDMKIEDIAKEIMKDDTGTVPPVTVDVEGDKSVDVPETQGAKDVEVAPAKVSGEKDGEVTPAEVQAEKKVDVPMVEVQAEKKVDVPIVAKSDGEKDVDVQKDAGMNIDDKKDKEASVVEETPGSKEIGKEEAHLPNANKEGENHEEVKKEDGAVSSGVESEKINGTGAQSVGDVKDKQASHGNQMGRVDAPPAPPAVSC from the exons ATGGCTACTACTACTAGTAAAGTGGAGAAAGAAGGTGGTAAGAGTAGTCAAGATGAAGTGGTTTCTATTGAACTTCCTGCACCTCCTGGTTGGAACAAAAAG TTTGTGCAGTTCATTGTGAAGAAAAGAGGAACACCTAAAAAGAACGAAATCGTATTCACTGCTCCATCCGGCGAGGAGTTTCACACCAGAAAACAACTGGAGCAATTCCTCAAGTCACACCCTGGTGGCCCTGCGTTATCAGAGTTTGATTGGGGAACAGGTGAAACTCCAAGGAGATCCGTGAGGATCAGTCAGAAGGTGAAGGCTATATCACCTCCTGAAATTGAGACGCCTACAAGGAAACGGAGTAAGAAATCGTCAAGTGGTAGGAAGGTTAATAAAGAAGCAGAAGTTGTTAAGAAAGACGATGAAGGGGACAAAGACGTTGTCATGCAAGACAAAGAAGTAACCGAGGAAGATAAACCAGGAACAGAGAAAGAGGAAGCTGCTGAAGGAGTAGAGAAAGAGAAGGCTGTCGAAGGAAATGACAGTGAGAATAACATTGAAGCAGAAGTGCCAAAGGACATGAAAATTGAAGATATAGCTAAAGAGATCATGAAGGATGATACAGGAACTGTTCCTCCTGTAACTGTAGATGTTGAAGGAGATAAAAGTGTTGACGTACCAGAAACTCAAGGCGCGAAAGATGTCGAGGTAGCGCCTGCAAAAGTTTCAGGAGAGAAAGATGGTGAGGTAACACCTGCTGAAGTTCAGGCAGAGAAAAAGGTTGATGTACCCATGGTTGAAGTTCAGGCAGAGAAAAAGGTTGATGTACCCATTGTTGCAAAAAGTGATGGGGAAAAGGATGTTGATGTACAAAAAGATGCAGGTATGAATATTGATGATAAGAAAGATAAGGAAGCTTCTGTTGTTGAGGAGACTCCAGGCAGCAAAGAAATCGGAAAAGAGGAGGCACACCTACCAAATGCAAATAAAGAGGGTGAAAATCACGAAGAAGTTAAAAAAGAAGATGGTGCTGTTTCCTCCGGAGTAGAGAGCGAAAAGATCAATGGCACTGGAGCTCAATCTGTTGGGGATGTCAAAGACAAACAAGCTTCACATGGTAATCAAATGGGTCGAGTTGATGCGCCTCCAGCTCCCCCTGCTGTGAGCTGTTGA